In Zingiber officinale cultivar Zhangliang chromosome 9B, Zo_v1.1, whole genome shotgun sequence, the genomic window GTCTCTGTACTCGCAATTTCAtataccaatcgatcggtcgatcgattggacctTCCCACAATGGCAGcacagtccaaatcgatcgaccgatcgatttggaccttgttcaatcgatcgatcgatcgatttggaccttgttcaatcgatcgcctgatcgattgaacactctgaacttgactcaaactcaagtccaaagtcccaaacccaacttctggtcaaccgtgacctgttgggtctccatgcctagcatttgaccacacccgaccaacctcgaactagccttctagcctccttcatcatccttgcgtccctcgaatatctccccatcctttacgccttgccttcaggagcttccttcagcctcatcctagttgtcagatcttccttgccaagtcataccaggacttaccttgccaagaccacatgcttggacttacaccttttgccaagatcacacttagactttcaattgcctggctcctcaccaggactttctcctttgccaagatcacacttggactttccaactgcctggctcctcaccaggactttccaattgccttgctcctcaccaggactttctcctttgccaagatcacacttggatttcccaactgtctgactcctcaccaggactttctcctgcctagctcactaggactttctcgttgcctggctcctcaccaggactttgtaaatgcctaacatccagttaggactttcctagtcatgtctcctgtcaaccttgacctacttgacttgtcttctcatcaacttggtcaaccctttgaccatctccataaccggacgattgctttagcaatctccttatattgtcaaacattaaaactcaaatcctgactcaactcaagcttagttaaactgatcaaacttgacctagggaaattgccccaacacaaGAGAGCTTAAGGgtttaattatttttctctcctCTTGTTTTGTTGCCGCCGCTCACCTCCAGGAGCCACCGCCCAAGTCTTGTGTTGTCGACCAAAAGTTGGTCGGATCCTTCTTGTGCCGTAGCCCAACCTTAGCTGACCTTCCTTCTTGTGTCGCCCAATTGTTTGGCCTGCCCTCCCTTTGTGCCATCAGATTAGTTGGTCGGCTCCCCTTGTGTGCTACCGGCTCCCTCCCTGTGTCGTtggctccttctcttctcttgagcCATCTCCTTGATTTGGCTAGTACTAAGTGGAGAGATAACTTGTGGCTTTTGAGTGTGGACACTAATTGGGACAAGTCTTATGAGGTTTGCCAATTGATGTCTTTTCCTCTAAGTATCATAAGAAAGATATTACTCGTAAACCAGTTTTGATCTATGATTATGTCTTCTACATGTATGGTCTTGTCATTTTCGCATAAATTCCAACGACTTTTCGGAGTGTCTCCTATGGGATTAATTGTCCCTTGTGAAGTGAGTTTTTGgggtttaagtttttttttgttacaTTTTGTCTCGGATTTGGTGCTATGATAAGTGGAAGGACGAGTTTTCCCAACAATGAGAGTTCGATTTTCATGCAATACAAATAAACATCTATGGCACTTGAACCACTCGTGTTGTTGGGTTGTCTCTCGTGATTCATCTGTGCTTCCTGAATTTATTTGAtgatcgatgaaaaattttcataggaTCGAATTAACCATCTACAAGTGAATAAAGGATACAAAGTCTAGACACATCTCCTATCTTTTTTAGAACGTTGAGTCTCTATAATGCCGAGTCGATTGCTTTGACATTAGATATGAATGAACCACAAGGATTTGTTTCGAGATTTATCATGGTATGTTTGGCAGAATCCTACAATTTAGATTTATCATAGCTAAATATTtaaccatttttttttcttcttttcaacTTTCCAACAGTAGGACAGTTGGCCAGTTTAGTAGTTATTTGATTATGGATGTCAATTTAGGATGTCAACATACAATGAAAATATTGAGAAAGTTGgagcttattattattattttttaaaagaaatacaTTAATATGAATATGCACTTGATCTCGATTAATAAATACGTAAAtatgataaatatatatattaatatattaattgagaaataaaaaaattaaagaagatttatttagtaataataaaataaaataaaatttatttaaatatagataaaatataataaaagacTAAATATAtaggagaatatatatatatatatatatatatatatatatatatatatattctcatgGTCATACTAAATTTCCATATGATCAAATCAATCACATGTATAATTAATCAGATTATAAAATCATGATACCTAACcatgagaatatatatatatatatgaaagtaCAAGTAACAGTCCATATAAATGATCTTATTAATTTAAAAACGAAAGATAAAATTTTTTACACTCTTTCAATTTTAAATTATAGTGATAAAAGATCATTCATTCCTTGCTAATATCTTTATCAATTTATCCCcaatcaatataaaaaaaataaattattgataattatTAATCTTAATCAGTTGAATAACATATGAGAAAGATAGATACCCGACTAATGAAATTTGAAGACGGGATGAATCGGAGACCATCCAAGGCGTCGTGTCCATCTCCATCGGCATGGTGGGCCGGACGCAACATCAACTCCACTTGGGTCCAATCATGCAGCTTCCCCCACCAAATCAATCACCACATCCACGCAGCAACTTCCACCAATCCAGATCGTACACGTCACTCACCTCCCTCCCTCTCCCCCTCTCCCGGAACGCGTTTCAATTTAGAGCAGCGTCGTGCCCCCACGGACTGGATCTGCTAGTTAGGTGCCTGTAACTTACCAATGAAGTCGTGAGATCGAAAGTTGTCAGTTATACATAGGGATAAAATTCTGATTTGCTGTGTCAAAAATTCCTTCGACCCCGTCACCTTTCTTGCCCAGTATTAATCATGATTTACTCCTCTGAAATCTTGTGGGACCAGGGCCAGAGGTCGCTAGGGTAACGATTCTACTTTTTACCAATTTAGAACCGCATCGATCCCTCAAATAAATGTAATGATTATCGTATAAGATATTGTCATCAATAAAGTCTGGAGTTCGAATCTTACAAACATATTCGCCTTTTCCACCAATTTAGAGCCACGTCCCTTCTTTGACCGTCCTCCCGTCGGTTCCCTTTCCTTCGACGATCGATGTCGTTGATGCTCGTCAACTGCTCCGCTTGCCGTACGCCGCTCCAGCTTCCTCCAGGGGCCAAATCCATCCGATGCGCTATCTGCCAGTCCGTCACCACCGTGGCGCCCACCACCGCACACGCACCCGTACCCTCTCCCGGCGCTGGCACGCCCTGGGGCGCTCCGCCGTCTCCTCACGGCGGGAAGAGAGCCGTCATCTGCGGGATCTCTTACCGCTTCTCGCGTCACGAGCTCAAGGGATGCATCAACGACGCCAAGTGCATGCGCCACCTCCTAATCAACCGATTCCACTTCCCGGAGGCTTCCATCATCTTGCTTACAGGTTAATCCTCCTCTAGATCTCCTCAGATCGAATTCCTTATCTGCCCTTACCTCCTATATATATCGACACTGATTATTGTTTTGTTGGATATAACAATTGGTCATCTCGTTGAATTGGTAGATCATGGTTGAACCGTGCCCCGTTTTGGTTGCCTgcctttgaaatttatttaatttttttacataaaactagtttttttttataaaaccagTCGCTTTTCATAAAACCAGTTGATTTTCATGACATTTGACCAATTTTTATAAATCCAATGCCTGATTTTCATAAGATCAGCCGATATTATAAAATTGGCCAGTCTAACTTTTTTTCataagtttatttttatatataattcatgAACTAACCCGACCAAGAGAAGAATTTGGTTCCAGTTTGTACTGGTCCAATCGGAGGTCTGGTCCTTTTTTTAGAACTATGCTAAAGAATGCAGCAATTGCTGAAGCTTATATGTCCCACCAATTTAGCTTTAGTAAAATGTGAATTGTCAAGATTGCATTAAAGTAAATAACTGCTGACTTTTAATATATGCTAAAGATTCCTGACAAAAGGATGACCTTGATATTGTGGCTCTTAGGTTCAATTGATCTCTAGTTGTTTGAGTTTACAAGGTATTTTCAACAATACTCATACCCATGTTAGAAAGACACTTAACACTCTTAACACCAATATTGAGTTGGACATTGATGCCTCCTTTTACTACGTGTTATTGTGTTACGACTAAAGGTAATGAGCTGTCTGACATGCCCATATGAGATACTTTGTAATACAATCTATACATAGTATAGTTTATTTTGGCCACATCCATTCGACTTATTGGGGGTTATTATCCTTCCGCACTTTCGTTATCTAGGTGTATATTTTTCTTCGGTTGCTATATACATGTATTTCTTGCCTTTCATAATTTAGCATTATGATAATGATGCTTTTCCCATGATGCTGTTGTTCAAGTTAACACAAGCTATATATATGAAACTTTTCTTTCACTCCTCTCTTGACCATCAGaagatatattattatttttgtttatattatATGTTGGTAATGCATCTCTTCTCAATCAGTTTTTATCTTGCAGTAGTCGGAATCTTCTTTTTTACATTCTGTACCATCTTTTAGTTAGCTTGTTTTAAGATAGTTGATTGAATTTCAGAAGAAGAAACTGATCCATATAAGATACCAACAAAGTACAATATAAGGATGGCTCTTTATTGGCTTGTCCAAGGCTGCCAACCAGGGGATTCTCTGGTGTTCCACTATTCTGGTCACGGTGCACAACAAAGGAGCTATCACTCAGATGAGATTGATGGCTTTGATGAAACCTTGTGCCCTTTGGACTTCGAAACACAAGGAATGATCATAGATGATGAAATTAATGCTACTATTGTGAGACCACTTCCTCATGGGGTTAAGCTTCATGCCATCATAGATGCATGCCACAGCGGCACTGTATTAGATTTACCTTTCCTTTGCAGAATGAATAGGTAATTGACCATGTTCTGTTTGTTCATTTTTTATTTCCATTCATAAACATGCTtatcttttctatttttaaatgtttatttattattttttctctacaTTATATGTATGCTCTTTTGAATGAATTATGTGTGATAATCAATTCATGACTTTTATTGCAGTCAGGGACTCCATTTTTAACAGTTTAAATTGGAGCTAATTAACAATTATCTGTGTTTTTAAAGAACTTGAAGGACCAAGATTTCATTAGTTATTTCAAACTAATCGTAGGTTGATTGTGACTGCTTAAGAATGACCTTGACATCATAGTCTGTAAATTTGTGACCTCTGTATGTTCATTTTAAGTTTCTTTGATAAAGATGCTTTGTATGCTCTCTAAAGGTTTTCAAAAATACATGTAGATGATATGCGCCATGTGGTCAAGTTATGCATATCACATGCATGGGCATATCTGTATCTACATTAGGACCTGCGTTTCAGCTTTCATTTGCAGTGCAAGGGCCTTGAAAAAGCAACTAGTAGTTCAAATCAGGAGAGCCAATCAGCATTATGAAACCCACTAATAACAGAAAAAGGAAAATGATTACTCCGATTTGCAAGTGCAAGCTTGACAAAGAAACTTCTTGTAAAGCCACATAATTGGACCCTCCTTGTATCTTGCATTTGCACTGTAAGGGAAGTACTTGTATATGTGCAACTGACAGTTCTAATCAGGAGAACTAATTGACCTTATGAGATCCGCTAATGACAGAAAAAGGAGAATGATTAGTAGGATTTGATGTAATTATATCTAATTTAAAATAGCAATGGTTACTCtgatttttctttctctcctcatgGTGTTACACTTTAGAAACAAATATCATAAAGAGATGACAATTGAGATCTCTAATATATCACCTGACTATCATCCTATGGCAAACTCATAGCACAGTCTACATTTTGAAGAATACATTTCATTTCAGTCTTCTGCATGCGTTTCTTCAAGTCATGGAAATTCCAAAGTTAATATCCTATTACAAATTGCAAGACTTATTATTTGGTTGTTCCGGATTTGTCTTTTTTCCATTTCTTTGAGCCAAGTTGGCGCTGTCAAGACAAGGTATATAGCTCAAGAAAATAAGAAGACTGCTAATAACCATGTTCAACTTCAATTACTACTTCAAAAGAAAGACAAAAAGCATTAaaaagactatatatatatatatatatatatataaatacattAATTATATTggaaataatatataatatatatgttaaaaaatatatttgcaTATACTAATATAGCatatatcaaattaattaatctagAACAAAACTAACATCTATCACTTATCATTTAGGGCTTTAAACTATTCAAAATACAATTTGATATATGAAATTGGATTGGTTTTGCTATTTTAGAAGACTGAGCTAACTAATCTAGTTGACTAAGTTACCAAGTGCCAGCTGAGCTTAGCAATCTAGTAAACTAGAATCCTACTTCAGTTGATTGAGTATTGAAACGTTCaacactttaattttaaaaatgcataaaaaattctatAGAAATTGAAAATTCATGAAAATTTGCTTGCATGCATAACTAAGTATCCTAaactagaaaaataattttcatgcaaagtcattataatttaatttagcatTTTGACACAGATCTCACATAGTCCAAAATGATCAATTAATTAGTGTTCAAACTAGGTATTGTATGGTCATCTAAGTGTCAATTGTCTCTCCCTATTATTTTGATGACATGTTTCTCATTAAATTCATATGTTAGGGTCATGGATGGGCAATTGTATTATTTTTATGATCTTAATAATAGTTAGTGCTAAAAATTGCCTTAAACATGTTATGTATCTACATTATTGTGGCTTAAGATAACATGTTTTCTTGCGTATAGACATAATCATGAAACAGTCAAGTatcatattaattataatttcccATTTCATGCTTACAAGTAGACATTTACTATAATATTTAGGATGAATATCAACCCTAGTTGATGTGCTAGCTTATTAGTGGTGAACTAACCTTTCTTCCCCATTAATTGGCACACCTCAACACAATCTAGAGTGGGATAAGTTAAGTCTAAACTATTAGTTTGTTTCTCTACATGGTGATGCTATTTTAAGGTTTACTAACACAATGTTAATTTCAATTTGAATTATTTATTAGTTTCATATGGATACAAAATTCtcacttttaaaatttaatttaatgcaaATAAAGTTGGCTCTTCAGATATGCTTGTTAGTGGCGATAAACCATTTTGCAGTAACTGTGACATTAAGTCCATGCCATACAGGAGGCGAGACACATCATGCAATCTATAGCAGGTGTTGGATTGATCAAGTTAGGTTTAGATTATTGATTGTACATATGATATAGTGGCTTCTCTGCAAATGTCTCTTGAATTGTTTTACCAGGTTATGTTTGATGATGTATGTAATTGCGAGGCTTTATGGCTGAAATTTGTTTACTTTTCACTCATGTTTTATTCTGTTTTGCTATGGAATGtagaataaatttataaaatagaatTACTGTTCTCACTGGCTTGTGTCTTTGTACTCTGAATTTTGTCATGCCATGGTGGGTGCCATGTAATATTTATATGACTTCCTGTTCATACTGGATGTTGCTTGCTTATTATTTTACTTAAGCAGTTAAATATGACTTGATTTGTTTGAACTTGCTGCATTTTTTTTGCTGATTGAAATCATATTTCTTGATGTAGGAGTGGACAATATATGTGGGAAGACCATCGCCCGCGATCTGGTGTTTGGAAAGGGACAAGTGGAGGAGAAGCCATTTCGTTTAGTGGTTGCGATGACAACCAAACCTCTGCTGATACCTCGGTAACCTCTACAGATTCTTTCCATTTCAAATATCCACAAGGTGGAATTTGTTTTATGttcatttatttttgctaaaTTTGGATTTAACCATCAGCCAGGAAGAATGTTTTATATACAATTTAATAGTCGTAGGGTTGTAAACTCTCGTGAAGAATATTGGAACATGAAGGGTCAAATTTCTGAATTTTATGGAGTATTTGGTTAAAAATTAAAGTAGCTTTAGATTGGAGTTACTTGCAAGAACTTGGGAAGGACTTCAGAAACTAATGGcttttaatttaacttatttgattGTTGATTATCACATAGAAATGACAATATTGTGTCAATTCATGCTTTGCTCTTCATCTGCCCCACGAGTTGATGCAGTTGGTTCATGCAAGGGTATTGCTACCAATAGGTCTGGGTCGATTCCTAGCGGGTGCGAAATGCTCCACTGGTTACCTCAACCCCTCCTCATGCACTGTTGTTgcgggacaaagcatcccttgaTTTATCTCCCTTTCAGACAATAGGGTGCCACCTTGGAAAGGTGACAATTTCACCTTTTGCTACCAATGCTTTGCTCTTCATAATAGAAAATGTGCCTTAACGAGGTCTGCATTGTCAGAAACCCCCACAAGGCCACAAAAGAACTCAAGTTTACGTTGGATCTTCACAATAAAAATGAATAGTGATACCTGTGCATAGCGCGGGTTGTAGTTGAAAAGCTAGTTGACCTTCTGTCATGCTCTGCCTATAGCCATTGCAAGCCAGTCATGCTCCTCAATGAAGTGGAACTCATCATTGAAAAAGTCTTGAGTTAGCGTGGCTTGCCATGTTCTCCACTAGTTGCTGTTTGGGGCTCTTCAAATAGGCACATCTCTTGTAGTCTCTCTTGCCAGGATACCAGGCATGATGGTCGACAATGTGAACTCTAGCGGGTTTCTTCATCATCCTCGATCCTATGAAAGCTTTTAGTTTGTTGACATTTACTGAGGAAAACAAATGTTAGGCTTCAAGAAAAGAATGAAGAGCCGGTGACATTCAGTGACTCATCTTGGAGGCCATTGGCAAGGCAAGACATTGAGGCTGTAGAGGAGGGTAGCTTCTGGCAAGGGGATGATGAAGTTGTTTAGGAGGTAGTAGATGCTGAACATCTCTATTTAGAGTAGGGTAGCACACAAGGAGGGGATGTGATGGCAGTGCTGTTGAGGAGGTGAGAGTTGAGCATCCCGATGGAAGGGTTTGTGGTGTCCTTGACTGGCTCACAGTAGTGGAAGCTGAGCCAAGTGCAACCACAATGGACAAGGGCCATGAAGTTGCTGATGACACAGCATTACTTTGCATGGCAGATAACTGATATCCACGAGGAAGTCATTGGCAGAGAACTTCACGGAGTTCTTTAAAGAGCATGGTTTAAGCCACTAGTCACGCAAAGGAAAACCCATGTCTTCAACCCAAAATCATGAGTTttaatatatttctataattgttATCGAACAAGACATTACTGTAAACACTACATAGGTTGTAGCACTGTTTTGATGTGAACATTGTTGAGGATAAGTTTATGATTCTCTTTCATGGGTCTTGGTATGGAATTTCTAAAACTGAGGACCTTGCTTGTATGTTTCTCAAGGAGAGGGTTCTAGTTGGGGGCATTTTCCCTAAATATTTCAATCGTTTGGATGCAATGTTCTAACTAAGCAAAATCGTCACTAAAGGTTGGCTACAGAAGTTATTTCTGTGTTTTGACCTTGAATCTCATTGCAACCCAGCTCGTCAAACATGCAATTGACATAATTGTTTTCTGATTTGTTATCAGTTTACTGAAGAGATCCAGTTAATTCTGTGCAGGCTCTCTCAAGAATCACCTCAACTGGTGCAATGACCTTCTGTTTTATCCAAGCCATTGAACGTGAGCATGGATCCACTTATGGAAGCATACTAAATGCAATGCGAACTGCCATACGAAATGCTGGAGATACAATGAGCGGAGGTGCTGTAACATCAATCCTCGCTATGCTGCTGTCTGGAGGCAGCTTAGGTGGTGGTCTGCGACAGGTAAATTAGACATCACCTTCTTCCACTTCTCCCTTTTTATTATCAAACTTTTCAAGAGTTAAATTTCAATATATTGCCAAAATAGTTAAGCTTCTACACCATGTTGGCTTTTACCCAGCTGATGATACCTAATTAATATGGTTCAATAAGTCTTCCATGATAAAAGACTGGTGTTCTTATTATTTTTGGACAAGTCCTTTTTTTAAGCAAAAACAAGATCATCTTCAGAAACCCCCtacaaaaaataaaaccataCAG contains:
- the LOC122024996 gene encoding metacaspase-1-like; its protein translation is MSLMLVNCSACRTPLQLPPGAKSIRCAICQSVTTVAPTTAHAPVPSPGAGTPWGAPPSPHGGKRAVICGISYRFSRHELKGCINDAKCMRHLLINRFHFPEASIILLTEEETDPYKIPTKYNIRMALYWLVQGCQPGDSLVFHYSGHGAQQRSYHSDEIDGFDETLCPLDFETQGMIIDDEINATIVRPLPHGVKLHAIIDACHSGTVLDLPFLCRMNRSGQYMWEDHRPRSGVWKGTSGGEAISFSGCDDNQTSADTSALSRITSTGAMTFCFIQAIEREHGSTYGSILNAMRTAIRNAGDTMSGGAVTSILAMLLSGGSLGGGLRQEPQLTACEPFDVYTKPFSL